From a region of the Sesamum indicum cultivar Zhongzhi No. 13 linkage group LG3, S_indicum_v1.0, whole genome shotgun sequence genome:
- the LOC105156979 gene encoding isoleucine N-monooxygenase 1-like — MEINKTILYINFLALLALSFATMILNKRLRLTKTTIPSLPPGLMGYPIVGCFPEMMKNKPAFRWIHRFMQEINTEIACFRLGNAYVIPVTSPELAREFLKKHDVIFASRPDALSAKLTSNGYLTAIFSPNGDQWKKMRRVLTSEVLSPAMHRWLYGKRCEEADHMIRYVYKQCQSQFTDGLVNVRVVAQHYCGNLARKLIFSKRFFGTGMEDGGPGVEEKEHLHGIFTILKYVYGLGIADYLPWLEVLDLDGHKTILKNAIKSVRKYQDSEIDKRVDMWQQGIRKTEEDVLDVLINLKDANNIPLLSIEEIKAEIIEIMLAAIDNPSNAVEWALAEMINQPDILHRACQELDQVVGRDRLVDESDLSKLNYMKACAKEAFRLHPMVPFNVPHVSSKDTIAGGYFIPKGSQVLLSRLGLGRNPRIWEDPLVYKPERHIVNKNSEVVLVDHELHMLSFSTGRRGCPGIVLGSTMTTILLARLIQGFNWSAPPNGQSNIDLTESEGDMVKATPLIAHAAPRLEPHVYLKLLS, encoded by the exons ATGGAAATTAACAAAACAATACTCTACATCAACTTTCTAGCATTGCTAGCATTGAGTTTTGCCACCATGATCCTGAACAAACGGCTACGCCTCACTAAAACAACCATACCTTCCCTTCCACCTGGCCTGATGGGATACCCTATCGTCGGCTGCTTTCCTGAAATGATGAAGAACAAGCCAGCATTCCGTTGGATACACCGATTCATGCAAGAAATCAACACAGAGATAGCATGTTTTCGTCTTGGTAATGCCTATGTTATCCCTGTTACTTCTCCTGAACTTGCTCGAGAGTTCTTGAAGAAACACGATGTCATTTTTGCCTCAAGGCCCGATGCCTTGTCAGCTAAATTGACAAGCAACGGGTACTTGACAGCTATCTTTTCACCAAACGGTGATCAATGGAAGAAAATGAGGAGGGTTCTTACCTCAGAAGTGCTTTCACCGGCAATGCACCGATGGCTCTATGGAAAAAGATGTGAAGAAGCTGATCATATGATAAGATATGTGTACAAGCAATGTCAAAGTCAATTCACGGATGGGCTTGTGAATGTGAGAGTTGTTGCACAACATTACTGTGGGAATCTGgctagaaaattaattttcagtaAGAGGTTTTTTGGGACAGGAATGGAGGATGGAGGCCCTGGAGTGGAAGAGAAAGAGCATTTGCATGGAATATTCACAATCTTGAAGTATGTTTATGGGTTGGGAATTGCTGATTATCTTCCTTGGTTGGAGGTGTTGGATCTGGATGGGCATAAAACGATTCTCAAAAATGCTATAAAGAGTGTCAGAAAATACCAAGATTCAGAAATCGATAAGAGGGTTGATATGTGGCAACAAGGGATAAGGAAGACAGAAGAGGATGTTCTTGACGTTCTAATTAACCTCAAGGATGCAAACAACATTCCTCTGTTGTCAATTGAAGAGATAAAAGCAGAAATTATT GAAATAATGCTAGCTGCAATTGATAATCCATCAAACGCAGTTGAATGGGCTCTTGCAGAGATGATCAATCAACCGGATATTCTTCATCGGGCTTGTCAAGAACTGGACCAAGTTGTAGGCAGGGATAGACTGGTAGATGAATCTGATTTGTCTAAGCTAAACTATATGAAAGCTTGTGCAAAAGAGGCATTTAGGTTGCATCCTATGGTACCTTTTAATGTCCCACATGTATCATCTAAAGATACCATCGCCGGCGGCTATTTCATCCCTAAAGGCAGTCAAGTGCTGTTGAGTCGTCTCGGGCTAGGGCGAAATCCTAGAATTTGGGAAGACCCTCTCGTGTATAAGCCCGAACGCCACATTGTCAATAAAAACTCAGAAGTCGTGCTTGTGGATCATGAGTTGCACATGTTATCATTTAGTACAGGAAGGAGAGGATGTCCGGGTATCGTGCTTGGTTCTACCATGACTACTATCCTTTTGGCTAGGCTAATTCAGGGATTCAATTGGAGTGCACCACCCAATGGACAAAGTAATATCGATTTGACTGAGTCGGAAGGAGATATGGTAAAAGCCACGCCGTTGATTGCTCATGCAGCGCCGCGGTTGGAACCACATGTGTATCTAAAACTATTGTCGTAG
- the LOC105156980 gene encoding probable LRR receptor-like serine/threonine-protein kinase At1g67720, whose amino-acid sequence MMITPFLFLSFLLLPVALSQLFRDVFIDCGANVKSTFNDLEWLPDNDYISAGTSKNITAPVLVPTLATVRTFPLQNNAFKKFCYEIPVDRTRKYLIRATYYYGGVNGNVNPPVFDQIVDGTLWSVVNTTDDYLRGDSSYYEGVFMPTGKNLSVCLAANTYTDSDPFISALEVVLLWDQLYNSTDFKAYSLSLVARHSFGYDGPVIAYPDDQFYRYWSPFGEDAFPQSSLPNLAVSGIWNLPPPKVFQTRLAKSQPEPLTLFWPPGPVASDNYSIALYFADDQTASGSSRTIDITINGVAYYNNLSVIPAGVVVFANPWPLSGITNLTLAPSPGSTVGPLINAGEVFHMLPTGGKTLPRDVIAMINLRKSFQNPPADWHGDPCLPSGYSWTGVTCSEGPRIRIITLNLTSIGLSGSISPSISRMTALNSILLGNNSLMGTIPDLSSLKGLEILHLENNQLGGTIHPSLGNLRNLRELFLQNNNLTGQVPSNLAQKPGLTLRYTPGNPFLHP is encoded by the exons ATGATGATCACCCCCTTCCTCTTCTTGTCATTTCTCCTGCTCCCAGTTGCCTTATCTCAGCTCTTCAGAG ATGTATTTATTGATTGTGGAGCTAATGTTAAGTCCACCTTCAACGACTTGGAATGGCTCCCAGACAACGATTACATATCCGCAGGAACTTCCAAGAATATTACAGCACCAGTTCTGGTCCCAACTCTGGCCACTGTGCGTACTTTTCCTCTACAGAACAATGCTTTCAAGAAGTTCTGCTATGAAATTCCGGTTGATCGGACGAGGAAATACCTAATCAGGGCAACATATTACTATGGGGGAGTTAATGGGAACGTTAATCCCCCTGTTTTTGATCAGATAGTTGATGGGACACTGTGGAGTGTGGTGAATACAACTGATGATTATTTAAGAGGGGATTCGAGTTATTACGAAGGGGTGTTTATGCCCACAGGGAAGAATTTGAGTGTGTGTTTGGCTGCGAATACTTATACCGATTCTGACCCTTTTATTTCAGCTCTTGAGGTTGTGCTTTTGTGGGATCAGTTGTACAATTCCACAGATTTTAAAGCTTATTCTTTGAGTTTGGTGGCAAGGCACAGCTTTGGGTATGATGGACCAGTGATAGC ATATCCCGATGATCAGTTCTATCGCTACTGGTCACCATTTGGAGAAGATGCATTTCCCCAATCAAGTTTACCAAATCTTGCTGTTTCCGGTATCTGGAACCTGCCCCCTCCAAAAGTGTTCCAAACACGGTTAGCAAAAAGTCAGCCTGAGCCTCTAACATTATTTTGGCCACCGGGTCCTGTTGCAAGTGACAATTATTCTATTGCTCTATACTTTGCGGACGATCAAACTGCTTCAGGGAGCTCTAGAACAATTGACATAACCATAAATGGTGTTGCATATTACAATAACTTGAGTGTGATTCCAGCTGGTGTTGTTGTGTTTGCAAATCCATGGCCTCTTTCTGGCATTACGAACTTAACCTTGGCTCCTTCTCCTGGATCAACTGTCGGTCCTCTGATCAATGCTGGAGAGGTTTTCCATATGCTTCCCACTGGAGGGAAAACTCTCCCACGTGATG TAATTGCAATGATAAATTTGCGCAAAAGCTTTCAGAATCCTCCAGCTGATTGGCATGGTGATCCATGTTTACCCAGTGGATATTCATGGACTGGGGTTACTTGTTCCGAAGGACCCCGGATTCGAATAATCACATT AAACCTGACGAGCATCGGCCTTTCAGGATCAATTTCACCAAGTATTTCCAGGATGACGGCACTAAATAGCAT CTTGCTCGGAAATAATAGCTTGATGGGAACTATTCCAGACCTCAGTTCATTGAAGGGATTGGAAATTTT GCATTTGGAAAACAATCAGCTTGGTGGAACGATTCATCCATCATTGGGAAACTTAAGGAACTTACGAGAACT CTTTCTTCAGAACAACAATCTAACTGGTCAAGTACCAAGCAACCTTGCTCAAAAACCTGGATTGACACTCAG